From Methylobacterium radiodurans, a single genomic window includes:
- a CDS encoding response regulator, which produces MIEDDEGHARLIERNIRRAGVNNDIVPFRNGTDALAYLFGPDGTGEASARRHLLILLDLNLPDMTGIDILERIKANPHTKRSPVVVLTTTDDAREIQRCYDLGANVYITKPVNYEGFSHAIRQLGLFFSVMQVPENS; this is translated from the coding sequence ATGATCGAGGACGACGAGGGCCACGCCCGCCTCATCGAGCGCAATATCCGGCGCGCGGGCGTCAACAACGACATCGTGCCGTTCCGCAACGGCACGGACGCGCTGGCCTACCTGTTCGGCCCGGACGGGACCGGGGAGGCGAGCGCCCGGCGCCACCTCCTCATCCTGCTCGATCTCAACCTGCCGGACATGACCGGCATCGACATCCTGGAGCGGATCAAGGCGAACCCGCATACCAAGCGCTCGCCGGTCGTCGTGCTCACCACCACCGACGACGCGCGCGAGATCCAGCGCTGCTACGATCTCGGCGCCAACGTCTACATCACCAAGCCGGTGAACTACGAGGGCTTCTCGCACGCGATCCGCCAGCTCGGACTGTTCTTCTCGGTGATGCAGGTGCCCGAGAACTCATGA
- a CDS encoding sensor histidine kinase has translation MSASPPSAPPGGAPARGRILYIDDDPGLARLVQRGLKARGYSVETALDGAAGLARLAQGGIDAVALDHHMPGQTGLDLLPEIRALPDAPPVIYVTGSEDSRVAVAALKAGAVDYVWKDLQGQFRELLGEAVDTALRQEALRRDKERAEAAVREARDRAELLLREVNHRVANSLALVAALARMQTNAVADPAAKEALEEMQARISAIAGIHRRLYTSQDVEAVELDAYLASLVEELQASMKAAGRDHSIRLSAEPVRLATDKAVSLGVVVTELVTNAYKYAYPSEVPGEIRVAVSRAAEMLTLSVEDDGIGWTGEGRPRGTGLGARIIRAMATNLRSQIAYDAGRPGTRAVLCFPV, from the coding sequence ATGAGCGCGTCGCCTCCGTCCGCGCCGCCGGGCGGCGCGCCCGCGCGCGGGCGCATCCTCTACATCGACGACGATCCGGGCCTCGCCCGCCTCGTGCAGCGGGGCCTGAAGGCGCGCGGCTACAGCGTCGAGACGGCGCTGGACGGTGCGGCGGGCCTCGCGCGGCTCGCGCAAGGGGGCATCGACGCGGTCGCCCTCGACCATCACATGCCGGGCCAGACCGGGCTCGACCTGCTGCCCGAGATCCGGGCGCTGCCCGACGCGCCGCCGGTGATCTACGTCACCGGATCGGAGGACAGCCGCGTGGCGGTGGCCGCCCTGAAGGCGGGCGCGGTCGACTACGTCTGGAAGGACCTCCAGGGCCAGTTCCGGGAGTTGCTCGGCGAGGCGGTCGACACGGCACTCCGCCAGGAGGCCCTGCGCCGCGACAAGGAGCGGGCCGAGGCCGCGGTGCGCGAGGCCCGCGACCGGGCCGAGTTGCTGCTGCGCGAGGTCAACCACCGGGTCGCCAACTCGCTGGCGCTGGTGGCCGCGCTCGCCCGCATGCAGACCAACGCCGTCGCGGATCCGGCCGCCAAGGAGGCGCTGGAGGAGATGCAGGCGCGCATCTCGGCGATCGCCGGCATCCACCGGCGCCTCTACACCTCGCAGGACGTCGAGGCGGTCGAACTCGACGCCTATCTGGCGAGCCTCGTGGAGGAACTCCAGGCCTCGATGAAGGCGGCCGGCCGCGACCACTCGATCCGCCTCAGCGCCGAGCCCGTGCGGCTCGCGACCGACAAGGCGGTGTCGCTCGGCGTGGTGGTGACCGAACTCGTCACCAACGCCTACAAGTACGCCTACCCGTCCGAGGTGCCGGGGGAGATCCGGGTCGCGGTGAGCCGCGCGGCCGAGATGCTGACGCTCAGCGTCGAGGACGACGGCATCGGCTGGACCGGTGAGGGGCGCCCGCGCGGCACCGGCCTCGGCGCCCGCATCATCCGGGCGATGGCCACGAACCTGCGCTCGCAGATCGCCTACGACGCCGGCCGGCCGGGCACCCGGGCGGTGCTGTGCTTCCCCGTCTGA
- a CDS encoding glycerophosphodiester phosphodiesterase family protein produces the protein MRVRSALALILALAGAAAAEPAQIGPRPFHLVDTMKPGPLQDRLKACGADRPYVAKQFSISHRGAPLQFPEHTREGVLAAARMGAGIIECDVTFTRDRQLVCRHAQCDLHTTTDILARPELAAKCTAPFTPADPATGRKASAKCCTSDLTLDEFKTLKPKMDAADPEATTLGAYMNATPRWRTDLYVDGATLMSHQEYIALVRSLGRKFTPELKAPEVPMPFEGTYTQDRYAQQLIDAYREAGIPPEDVFPQSFQLRDVLYWLAKEPAFGRQAVFLDDRDETAPGFDPMRPETWNPGMEALRAQGVRILAPPLWMLVTTDAQNRIVPSPYARAARAAGLDLIAWSLERSGPLKGGGGGYYRSVRPAIDRDGDALTLLDVLHGEVGVRGVFSDWPATTTFYANCVGAE, from the coding sequence ATGCGCGTCCGTTCCGCCCTCGCCCTGATCCTGGCGCTCGCGGGCGCCGCCGCCGCGGAGCCCGCGCAGATCGGGCCGCGGCCCTTCCATCTGGTCGACACGATGAAGCCCGGCCCACTGCAGGACCGGCTGAAGGCGTGCGGGGCCGACCGCCCCTACGTCGCGAAGCAGTTCTCGATCTCGCACCGGGGCGCGCCGCTGCAATTCCCCGAGCATACCCGCGAGGGCGTGCTGGCCGCCGCCCGGATGGGGGCCGGGATCATCGAGTGCGACGTCACCTTCACGCGGGACCGCCAGCTCGTCTGCCGCCACGCACAGTGCGACTTGCACACCACCACCGATATCCTGGCCCGGCCGGAGCTGGCCGCGAAGTGCACGGCGCCCTTCACACCGGCGGACCCCGCGACCGGCCGCAAGGCCTCGGCGAAGTGCTGCACCAGCGACCTGACGCTCGACGAGTTCAAGACGCTGAAGCCCAAGATGGACGCCGCCGACCCGGAGGCCACGACGCTCGGCGCCTACATGAACGCGACGCCGCGCTGGCGCACCGACCTCTACGTCGACGGGGCCACGCTGATGTCGCACCAGGAGTACATCGCGCTGGTGAGGTCCCTCGGCCGCAAGTTCACCCCCGAGCTGAAGGCGCCGGAGGTGCCGATGCCGTTCGAGGGCACCTACACGCAGGATCGTTACGCCCAGCAGCTCATCGACGCCTACCGCGAGGCCGGCATACCACCCGAGGACGTCTTCCCGCAGAGCTTTCAGCTGCGCGACGTGCTCTACTGGCTGGCGAAGGAGCCCGCCTTCGGCCGCCAAGCGGTCTTCCTCGACGACCGCGACGAGACCGCGCCGGGTTTCGACCCGATGCGGCCGGAGACCTGGAACCCCGGCATGGAGGCGCTGCGGGCGCAGGGCGTGCGCATCCTCGCGCCGCCGCTCTGGATGCTGGTGACGACGGATGCCCAGAACCGCATCGTGCCCTCGCCCTACGCCCGGGCGGCGCGGGCAGCCGGGCTCGACCTGATCGCGTGGTCGCTGGAGCGCTCGGGACCCCTCAAGGGCGGCGGGGGCGGCTACTACCGGTCGGTGCGCCCCGCGATCGACCGCGACGGCGACGCGCTCACGCTCCTCGACGTGCTCCACGGCGAGGTCGGCGTGCGCGGCGTGTTCTCGGACTGGCCCGCCACCACGACGTTCTACGCGAACTGCGTCGGTGCGGAGTGA
- a CDS encoding DsbE family thiol:disulfide interchange protein codes for MSAEAPAPARRSLLLILPLVTFAVLAGVFFLRLRSGVDPAALPSALVGQPVPAFALPPVPGVTADGAPVPGLTSADLKGQVTVLNVWASWCAPCQVEHPMLMRLARESGFRLVGIAYKDAPEKARAFLGRHGVPFRAVGLDETGRVGIDFGVYGVPETFIIGPDGVIRDKLVGIVTPENLKDVLEKIRRAGQVAAAR; via the coding sequence GTGAGCGCCGAGGCTCCCGCGCCGGCCCGCCGCTCGCTCCTGCTGATCCTGCCGCTCGTCACCTTCGCGGTGCTGGCCGGCGTGTTCTTCCTGCGCCTGCGCTCGGGCGTCGACCCGGCCGCCCTCCCCTCCGCGCTCGTAGGACAGCCGGTGCCGGCCTTCGCGCTGCCACCGGTGCCGGGCGTGACCGCGGACGGCGCCCCCGTGCCTGGCCTGACCTCCGCCGACCTCAAGGGCCAGGTCACGGTGCTGAACGTCTGGGCCTCATGGTGCGCACCCTGTCAGGTCGAGCACCCGATGCTGATGCGGCTGGCCCGCGAATCGGGCTTTCGCCTCGTCGGCATCGCCTACAAGGACGCCCCTGAGAAGGCGCGCGCCTTCTTAGGCAGGCACGGGGTGCCCTTCCGGGCAGTCGGCCTCGACGAGACGGGGCGCGTCGGCATCGATTTCGGCGTCTACGGAGTGCCCGAGACCTTCATCATCGGCCCGGACGGCGTGATCCGCGACAAGCTCGTCGGCATCGTTACGCCCGAGAACCTCAAGGACGTGCTGGAGAAGATCCGCCGCGCCGGGCAGGTCGCGGCGGCGCGCTGA
- the ccmD gene encoding heme exporter protein CcmD encodes MDLGPHAGFILASYAFTALVMGALVLNAVRDRRAQSRALRGFEALRGSEALRASGEERR; translated from the coding sequence ATGGATCTCGGACCCCATGCGGGCTTCATCCTCGCGTCCTACGCCTTCACGGCGCTGGTGATGGGCGCCCTGGTGCTCAACGCCGTGCGCGACCGGCGCGCGCAGAGCCGGGCGCTCCGCGGCTTCGAGGCGCTGCGCGGCTCAGAGGCGCTGCGCGCCTCCGGGGAGGAGCGGCGGTGA
- a CDS encoding heme ABC transporter permease yields the protein MSSAPISLWTRLSNPSHFMRWSGRLVPWLAGLSALALALGLYLAWFVAPPDYQQGETVRIMFIHVPAAWLGVFFYGAMSLSAVGTLVWRHPLADVAQRAAAPIGAAFTLICLVTGSLWGKPMWGTYWVWDARLTSMLLLFLIYCGIVALWRTMEDPNRAARAVAILTLVGAVNLPIIKFSVNWWSTLHQPASILRMGGPTIDPSMLYPLLLMIFAATLGGTTLHLYAMRTEVMRRRVRTLTIREAERLDAGRVGVAAPAANPAALPLGQAL from the coding sequence ATGTCCTCGGCCCCGATCTCCCTCTGGACCCGGCTGTCCAACCCCAGCCACTTCATGCGCTGGTCGGGCAGGCTCGTGCCCTGGCTCGCCGGCCTCTCCGCCCTCGCGCTCGCGCTCGGGCTCTATCTCGCGTGGTTCGTCGCCCCGCCCGACTACCAACAGGGCGAGACGGTGCGGATCATGTTCATCCACGTGCCGGCGGCCTGGCTCGGGGTGTTCTTCTACGGCGCCATGAGCCTGTCGGCGGTGGGCACCCTGGTCTGGCGCCACCCGCTGGCGGACGTGGCCCAGCGCGCCGCCGCGCCGATCGGGGCGGCCTTCACGCTGATCTGCCTCGTCACCGGCTCGCTCTGGGGCAAGCCGATGTGGGGCACCTACTGGGTCTGGGACGCGCGGCTGACCTCGATGCTGCTGCTGTTCCTGATCTACTGCGGCATCGTCGCGCTCTGGCGCACGATGGAGGACCCCAACCGGGCCGCGCGCGCGGTGGCGATCCTGACGCTGGTCGGCGCCGTCAATCTGCCGATCATCAAGTTCTCGGTGAACTGGTGGTCCACCCTGCACCAGCCGGCCTCGATCCTGCGCATGGGCGGCCCGACCATCGACCCCTCGATGCTCTACCCGCTCCTCCTGATGATCTTCGCGGCGACGCTCGGCGGCACCACGCTCCACCTCTACGCCATGCGCACCGAGGTGATGCGCCGCCGGGTGCGCACGCTGACGATCCGCGAGGCCGAGCGGCTGGACGCGGGCCGCGTCGGCGTGGCGGCGCCCGCCGCCAATCCCGCCGCCCTCCCCCTCGGCCAGGCGCTCTGA
- a CDS encoding glycosyltransferase family 61 protein, producing MPAGIRRCTEVEGACAIHEAPPEIRVHADLLYVPVEYGALWGLYAGGVRIDRDDPLDAEAARQVADLRDAAPRIDGRFHYLGDVVEHFGHFVVGSLSRLWALPAGADTALLYHGAQDRERLRGLGFLEPMLGSLGGGLEAMRNFHTPVRLAEVTVAERAFRENRSASRAYDGLCKAIGRPWLKGVAVDGDRRPAYLSKLKLPPGSLHKLENEAALVRELERRGVDIVFPEELDLRAQVRLFAERRHILGVTGSALHVSLFAAPERRILGLNWCRNLNSNLLLFDALNGNRAHYYFADGVTWVRNDAYAAERDYFLRWSLPDPASVAAALVERAADFDGIAARDAREAVPRGLFARSAHRARAGMRRLLRLRSS from the coding sequence ATGCCGGCCGGTATCAGGCGCTGCACCGAGGTTGAGGGCGCCTGCGCGATCCACGAGGCGCCGCCGGAGATCCGGGTCCACGCCGACCTGCTCTACGTGCCGGTGGAGTACGGCGCCCTCTGGGGCCTCTACGCAGGCGGGGTTCGGATCGACCGGGACGACCCGCTCGACGCGGAGGCGGCGCGGCAGGTCGCCGATCTCCGCGACGCCGCCCCCCGGATCGACGGACGCTTCCACTATCTGGGCGACGTGGTCGAGCATTTTGGCCACTTCGTCGTCGGCAGCCTGTCGCGCCTCTGGGCGCTGCCCGCGGGTGCGGATACCGCCCTGCTCTACCACGGCGCGCAGGACCGCGAGCGGCTCCGCGGCCTGGGCTTCCTGGAGCCCATGCTCGGATCGCTGGGGGGCGGGCTGGAGGCGATGCGGAATTTCCACACCCCCGTCCGGCTCGCCGAGGTGACCGTGGCCGAGCGCGCCTTCCGGGAGAACCGCTCGGCGAGCCGGGCCTATGACGGGCTCTGCAAGGCGATCGGGCGTCCCTGGCTCAAGGGCGTCGCGGTCGACGGCGATCGGCGGCCGGCCTACCTCTCGAAGCTGAAGCTACCTCCGGGCAGCCTGCACAAGCTGGAGAATGAGGCTGCCCTGGTGCGCGAGCTTGAGCGACGGGGCGTCGACATCGTCTTCCCGGAAGAGCTCGATCTCCGCGCCCAGGTCCGGCTCTTCGCCGAGCGGCGGCACATCCTGGGCGTCACCGGCTCGGCCCTGCACGTCTCGCTCTTCGCCGCGCCCGAGCGGCGGATCCTCGGCCTCAACTGGTGCCGCAACCTCAACTCGAACCTCCTGCTCTTCGACGCGCTGAACGGCAACCGGGCGCACTACTACTTCGCCGACGGGGTGACCTGGGTCCGCAACGACGCCTACGCGGCGGAGCGCGACTACTTCCTGCGCTGGTCGCTGCCCGACCCGGCTTCCGTCGCCGCCGCCCTGGTCGAGCGCGCGGCGGATTTCGACGGCATCGCCGCGCGGGATGCGCGGGAGGCGGTGCCGCGGGGGCTCTTCGCGCGCTCCGCCCACCGGGCCCGCGCCGGGATGCGCCGGCTCCTGCGCCTCCGTTCGTCCTGA
- the ccmB gene encoding heme exporter protein CcmB: protein MIGIVSALVARDLALAARVGGSGALSLVFFLMIVALIPFALGPDLNLLARIGPAILWLAAVLATLIGLDRLFQADEEDGSLDLMTAAPAPLELVVLAKVAAHWLTTGLPLALASPLFGLLVALDGTAMGATALTLLVGTPALTFIGAVGAALTASIRRGGLILAVLVLPLMVPTLIFGVSATEAAAGGTVPFTTPLAVLGALSLIAAVVGTLAAAAALRWSE from the coding sequence GTGATCGGCATCGTCTCGGCCCTCGTCGCCCGCGACCTCGCGTTGGCCGCCCGCGTCGGCGGCTCCGGCGCGCTCTCGCTCGTCTTCTTCCTGATGATCGTGGCGCTAATCCCCTTCGCGCTCGGGCCCGATCTCAACCTGCTCGCGCGGATCGGCCCGGCGATCCTCTGGCTCGCGGCAGTGCTGGCGACGCTCATCGGCCTCGACCGCCTGTTCCAGGCCGACGAGGAGGACGGCTCCCTCGACCTGATGACCGCCGCGCCGGCACCCCTCGAACTCGTGGTGCTGGCCAAGGTCGCGGCGCACTGGCTGACCACCGGCCTGCCGCTCGCGCTGGCCTCGCCACTCTTCGGCCTGCTGGTCGCCCTCGACGGCACCGCCATGGGGGCGACCGCGCTGACCCTCCTCGTCGGCACCCCGGCGCTCACCTTCATCGGCGCGGTCGGCGCGGCACTCACCGCCTCGATCCGCCGGGGCGGGCTGATCCTCGCGGTGCTCGTGCTGCCCCTGATGGTGCCGACCCTGATCTTCGGCGTCTCGGCGACCGAGGCGGCCGCGGGCGGCACGGTGCCCTTCACGACGCCGCTCGCGGTCCTCGGGGCCCTCAGCCTGATCGCGGCGGTGGTCGGCACCCTGGCGGCTGCCGCCGCCCTGCGCTGGTCGGAGTAG
- the ccmA gene encoding heme ABC exporter ATP-binding protein CcmA, which produces MRLSVEDLACRRSGRRVFAGLSFALGPGEALAVTGRNGAGKSSLLAILAGRLRPDAGRVRAADVGEASLPECLHAVGHRDGLKAALTAGENLAFAQALLGAPRTAPRQALERLGLGHAHDLPVAYLSAGQRRRVALARLLVCHRPLWLLDEPTAALDTASQGLLAGLMAEHRASGGLVVAATHQALGLEDARTLALAAPEPGAAPSTLDADPEDWA; this is translated from the coding sequence GTGCGGCTCAGCGTCGAGGATCTGGCCTGCCGGCGCTCGGGGCGGCGCGTCTTCGCGGGCCTGTCGTTCGCGCTCGGCCCCGGCGAGGCGCTGGCGGTGACCGGGCGCAACGGGGCCGGCAAGTCGAGCCTGCTGGCGATCCTGGCGGGCCGGCTGCGGCCGGACGCTGGCCGGGTACGGGCCGCAGACGTCGGTGAGGCGAGCCTGCCCGAGTGCCTGCACGCGGTCGGCCACCGGGATGGGCTGAAGGCGGCGCTGACGGCGGGCGAGAACCTCGCCTTCGCGCAGGCGCTGCTCGGGGCGCCCCGGACCGCGCCGCGGCAGGCCCTGGAGCGCCTCGGACTCGGCCACGCCCACGACCTGCCGGTGGCCTATCTCTCGGCCGGGCAGCGCCGCCGGGTGGCGCTTGCCCGCCTCCTCGTCTGCCACCGGCCGCTCTGGCTCCTCGACGAACCGACGGCGGCCCTCGACACGGCCTCGCAGGGCCTGCTCGCCGGGCTGATGGCCGAGCACCGGGCTTCGGGCGGCCTCGTCGTGGCGGCGACCCACCAGGCGCTGGGCCTGGAGGACGCCCGCACCCTGGCGCTCGCCGCACCGGAGCCTGGCGCGGCGCCCTCGACCTTGGACGCGGATCCGGAGGACTGGGCGTGA
- a CDS encoding hybrid sensor histidine kinase/response regulator, which yields MAELSGPTTPVATPVPGSIDRSERPGRVGLLLVLAGLLVGAAIGLSFVANEQAQSLIVWLLALLAMAGVFFLFALAIGAIQLAGQGARDDITKAIVDGSPDAALVAEEGGRLIYANEAYLQVAGGDSFSNLRSVERVFVGSPEVSEAVYRLSQASRDGRSHTEEIRMAPPPRGGARDFAWYRIHVRPLPRPGRAAALWTVSDITAERERQENVFQELQHAIDYLDHAPAGFLSIDPQGAIVYMNATLAAWLGYDLATVGSGGPHLSEIAPGAEALTRSVGLPGEVRTDRFDLDLRRRNGHPLPARLYHRIAFGKDGKPGASRTFVINRSAGAEFDEPQRAAEVRLARFLNNSPIAIATLDRSGRIARANASFARLFGTLPSHTVEEAGETAQDATVHEPNVTDALTDREGVDAALAKAAGGLSEIAPIEVSLKGPGNRSARVWLITAGGTGEALDEDERESVILYALDTTAQRQLEQQVAQSQKMNAVGQLAGGIAHDFNNVLQAIIGYSDLLLASHRPTDPAFQDIMQIKQNANRAAGLVRQLLAFSRRQTLRPEVMNVGESLSELTLLLKRLLGERVGLELKHGREVWPVKADVNQFEQVIVNLAVNARDAMPGGGKLFIRTTNVADPGPDAVADGRGGPPPGDHVLIEVQDTGEGIPPEIMEKIFEPFFTTKEIGKGTGLGLSTVFGIVKQSGGTIDVQSVVGEGTVFKIYLPRHVPEALPEPAPETAPESGPRAAETAAPALPPASYPPAKGAEAASAAAPASEVERAAPPAAATPKPAPRKPSADHTGQGTILLVEDEDPVRAVNSRALSARGYTVLEAASGIEALQIVRAGDHVIDLIVSDVVMPEMDGPTLLGEVRKHLPELKVIFVSGYAEDAFRKNLPEGEAFNFLPKPFSLKQLVETVKKTMAA from the coding sequence ATGGCCGAGTTGTCAGGACCCACGACGCCCGTCGCGACGCCCGTGCCGGGCTCGATCGACCGGTCCGAGCGGCCGGGCCGGGTCGGGCTCCTGCTCGTTCTGGCGGGGCTCCTCGTGGGCGCGGCCATCGGCCTCTCCTTCGTCGCCAACGAGCAGGCGCAGTCGCTCATCGTCTGGCTGCTGGCGCTGCTCGCCATGGCGGGCGTGTTCTTCCTGTTCGCCCTGGCGATCGGCGCGATCCAGCTCGCGGGGCAGGGAGCGCGGGACGACATCACCAAGGCGATCGTGGACGGCTCGCCGGACGCCGCCCTGGTGGCGGAGGAGGGGGGCCGCCTGATCTACGCCAACGAGGCCTATCTGCAGGTCGCGGGCGGCGACAGCTTCTCGAACCTGCGCTCGGTCGAGCGGGTCTTCGTCGGCTCGCCGGAGGTGTCGGAGGCGGTCTACCGCCTGTCCCAGGCCTCCCGCGACGGGCGCAGCCACACCGAGGAGATCCGCATGGCGCCCCCGCCCCGGGGCGGCGCCCGGGACTTCGCGTGGTACCGCATCCACGTGCGCCCGCTGCCCCGGCCGGGCCGGGCCGCCGCGCTCTGGACGGTCTCCGACATCACCGCCGAGCGCGAGCGCCAGGAGAACGTCTTCCAGGAACTCCAGCACGCGATCGACTATCTCGACCACGCGCCGGCGGGCTTCCTGTCGATCGATCCGCAGGGAGCGATCGTCTACATGAACGCGACGCTCGCGGCCTGGCTCGGCTACGACCTCGCGACCGTGGGCTCGGGCGGGCCCCACCTCTCGGAGATCGCACCCGGCGCCGAGGCGCTGACCCGCAGCGTCGGCCTGCCGGGCGAGGTGCGCACCGACCGGTTCGACCTGGACCTGCGCCGCCGCAACGGCCACCCGCTGCCGGCCCGGCTCTACCACCGCATCGCCTTCGGCAAGGACGGCAAGCCCGGTGCCTCGCGCACCTTCGTGATCAACCGCTCGGCGGGGGCCGAGTTCGACGAGCCGCAGCGCGCCGCCGAGGTGCGGCTCGCCCGCTTCCTCAACAACTCGCCGATCGCCATCGCGACGCTCGACCGCTCGGGCCGGATCGCCCGGGCCAACGCCTCCTTCGCGCGGCTCTTCGGCACCCTGCCGAGCCACACCGTCGAGGAGGCGGGCGAGACCGCTCAGGACGCCACCGTCCACGAGCCGAACGTCACCGACGCGCTCACGGATCGCGAGGGCGTGGACGCGGCGCTCGCCAAGGCGGCGGGCGGCCTCTCCGAGATCGCGCCGATCGAGGTGAGCCTGAAGGGTCCGGGCAACCGCTCGGCCCGGGTCTGGCTCATCACCGCCGGCGGCACCGGCGAGGCGCTCGACGAGGACGAGCGCGAGTCGGTGATCCTCTACGCACTCGACACCACGGCGCAGCGCCAGCTGGAACAGCAGGTAGCGCAGTCGCAGAAGATGAACGCGGTCGGCCAGCTCGCGGGCGGCATCGCGCACGACTTCAACAACGTGCTGCAGGCGATCATCGGCTACTCGGACCTGCTGCTGGCGAGCCACCGGCCGACCGACCCGGCCTTCCAGGACATCATGCAGATCAAGCAGAACGCCAACCGGGCCGCGGGCCTGGTGCGGCAGCTGCTGGCCTTCTCGCGCCGCCAGACCCTGCGGCCGGAGGTGATGAATGTCGGCGAGTCGCTCTCCGAATTGACCCTGCTGCTCAAGCGACTGCTCGGCGAGCGGGTCGGGCTGGAGCTGAAGCACGGCCGCGAGGTCTGGCCCGTCAAGGCCGACGTCAACCAGTTCGAGCAGGTGATCGTGAACCTCGCGGTCAACGCCCGCGACGCGATGCCGGGCGGCGGCAAGCTCTTTATCCGCACCACCAACGTGGCCGATCCGGGCCCCGACGCCGTCGCGGACGGCCGCGGCGGGCCGCCGCCGGGCGACCACGTGTTGATCGAGGTGCAGGACACGGGCGAGGGCATCCCGCCCGAGATCATGGAGAAGATCTTCGAGCCGTTCTTCACCACGAAGGAGATCGGCAAGGGCACGGGCCTCGGGCTCTCGACGGTGTTCGGCATCGTCAAGCAGTCGGGCGGCACGATCGACGTGCAGTCGGTCGTGGGCGAGGGCACCGTCTTCAAGATCTACCTGCCGCGCCACGTGCCGGAGGCGCTGCCCGAGCCCGCTCCGGAGACCGCGCCCGAATCCGGGCCCAGGGCGGCCGAGACCGCCGCGCCGGCCCTGCCGCCCGCAAGCTACCCGCCGGCCAAGGGCGCCGAGGCCGCGTCGGCCGCGGCCCCTGCATCGGAGGTCGAGCGCGCCGCCCCGCCGGCCGCGGCCACCCCCAAGCCCGCTCCGCGCAAGCCCTCGGCGGACCATACCGGGCAGGGCACGATCCTGCTGGTCGAGGACGAGGATCCGGTGCGGGCGGTCAACAGCCGGGCGCTCTCGGCCCGCGGCTACACGGTGCTGGAGGCGGCCTCCGGCATCGAGGCGCTGCAGATCGTGCGCGCGGGCGACCACGTCATCGACCTCATCGTCTCAGACGTGGTGATGCCCGAGATGGACGGGCCGACGCTGCTCGGCGAGGTGCGCAAGCACCTGCCGGAGCTGAAGGTCATCTTCGTCTCGGGCTACGCGGAGGACGCCTTCCGCAAGAACCTGCCGGAGGGCGAGGCCTTCAACTTCCTGCCCAAGCCCTTCAGCCTGAAGCAGCTCGTCGAGACCGTGAAGAAGACGATGGCGGCGTAG
- a CDS encoding YbaB/EbfC family nucleoid-associated protein produces MRDLMGIMKQAQAMQEKMANLQSELDAVEVTGAAGGDAVRVTMTAKGLAKAVQIDASLMVADEREILEDLVVAAINDARGKAEQVAQERMAELTKGLPLPPGMKLPF; encoded by the coding sequence ATGCGCGACCTCATGGGCATCATGAAGCAGGCCCAGGCCATGCAGGAGAAGATGGCCAACCTGCAATCCGAACTCGACGCCGTCGAGGTCACGGGCGCGGCCGGCGGCGACGCCGTGCGGGTCACGATGACCGCCAAGGGCCTGGCCAAGGCGGTGCAGATCGACGCGAGCCTGATGGTCGCCGACGAGCGCGAGATCCTGGAGGATCTGGTGGTCGCCGCGATCAACGACGCCCGCGGCAAGGCCGAGCAGGTGGCGCAGGAGCGCATGGCCGAGCTGACCAAGGGCCTCCCCCTGCCGCCCGGCATGAAGCTGCCGTTCTAG